One region of Acidovorax sp. T1 genomic DNA includes:
- a CDS encoding urate hydroxylase PuuD, translated as MESYFLDWANLLLRWVHVITAIAWIGSSFYFVFLDSSLTPPEDEDLKKQGVSGELWAVHGGGFYHPVKFAVSPPQLPKHLHWFYWESYSTWLSGFALFTVSYLWSASTYLIDKSRMDWAPAEAIAVALAFLVVFWLLYDGVCRFFGHKKHGDAIVGALVLVLVCLAAWLACHWFAGRAAFLLVGAMMATAMSANVFFWIIPGQRTVVAQIKAGQPVDPVHGKRGKQRSVHNTYFTLPVLFAMLSGHYSFTWGHPQNWLVLIVMMLAGAAIRQFFVLRHGYKLGRNSHPLPYAMVGVALVVAVVIGLRPTSVAINNVAVGASTESATGKNDYKSVQAVLAQRCIQCHGAQVQMKNLRLDLADSVRQHAQAIYQQAVVQKLMPMNNATQMTDAERALIGRWYLAGGATQ; from the coding sequence ATGGAAAGCTATTTTCTCGACTGGGCCAACCTGCTGTTGCGCTGGGTCCATGTCATCACCGCGATTGCCTGGATTGGCTCGTCGTTCTATTTCGTTTTTCTGGACAGCAGCCTCACGCCGCCGGAGGATGAGGATCTGAAAAAGCAGGGCGTGAGCGGCGAGCTGTGGGCCGTGCATGGCGGCGGGTTCTACCACCCTGTCAAGTTTGCCGTCTCTCCGCCGCAGCTGCCCAAACACCTGCACTGGTTTTACTGGGAAAGCTACAGCACCTGGCTCAGCGGCTTTGCGCTGTTCACGGTGTCGTACCTGTGGAGCGCCAGCACCTATCTGATTGACAAGTCGCGCATGGACTGGGCGCCCGCCGAGGCCATTGCGGTGGCGCTGGCGTTTCTGGTGGTTTTCTGGCTGCTGTACGACGGGGTCTGCCGCTTTTTTGGCCATAAAAAGCACGGCGACGCCATCGTGGGCGCTTTGGTGCTGGTGCTGGTGTGTTTAGCAGCCTGGCTGGCCTGCCACTGGTTTGCCGGGCGCGCCGCCTTTTTGCTGGTGGGTGCGATGATGGCCACGGCCATGAGCGCCAATGTGTTTTTCTGGATCATCCCGGGCCAGCGCACCGTGGTGGCGCAGATCAAGGCCGGCCAGCCGGTGGACCCGGTGCACGGCAAGCGCGGCAAGCAGCGCAGCGTGCACAACACCTATTTCACGCTGCCGGTGCTGTTTGCCATGCTCAGCGGGCATTACAGCTTCACCTGGGGCCACCCGCAGAACTGGCTGGTGCTGATCGTGATGATGCTGGCAGGGGCCGCCATCCGCCAGTTCTTCGTGCTGCGCCATGGCTACAAGCTGGGGCGCAATAGCCATCCGCTGCCCTACGCCATGGTGGGGGTGGCGCTTGTTGTCGCGGTGGTGATTGGGCTGCGGCCGACGTCAGTTGCTATTAATAATGTAGCTGTTGGCGCAAGTACAGAAAGCGCTACAGGTAAAAATGACTACAAATCCGTGCAGGCGGTGCTGGCCCAGCGCTGCATCCAGTGCCATGGCGCGCAGGTGCAGATGAAGAACCTGCGGCTCGACTTGGCCGACAGCGTCAGGCAGCACGCCCAAGCCATCTACCAGCAGGCCGTGGTGCAAAAGCTCATGCCCATGAACAACGCCACGCAGATGACCGACGCGGAGCGGGCGCTGATCGGCCGCTGGTACCTGGCCGGGGGCGCCACACAATGA
- a CDS encoding efflux RND transporter periplasmic adaptor subunit → MSALRHVKTVPVVASASSPALVRLGVAAGSLSVVLLLAACGKSDAPAAGTGGGMPPPEVGVVVATPGDVGLITELPGRLEASRVAQVRARAAGILQKRLFREGSDVKAGQPLFAIDSAPYAAALQSAEATLARAQANLTQAAALAARYKPLVAANAVSQQEYANAVAAQKQAEADVAAGRAAVQTARINLGYASVTAPISGRIGRALVTEGALVGQGEATQLAVVQQIDPVYVNFTQSAGEVMKLRRALADGQLQRAAGSEAASVRVVLEDGSEYARAGKLLFSDLTVDATTGQITLRAEVPNPKGDLLPGLYVRVRLEQAQVANAISLPQQAVTRTQQGDKITVVGADGKLSQRTVKVGAARNNQWVVLEGLKEGEQVMVDGFQKLQMMPPGTPVKAVPWQAPGSAAASAANPPAAASGAAPAASAPAAAASAGQK, encoded by the coding sequence ATGTCTGCCTTGCGCCATGTCAAGACTGTCCCCGTTGTTGCCTCTGCCTCGTCCCCCGCGCTGGTGCGCCTGGGCGTTGCGGCGGGTAGCCTGTCCGTTGTATTGCTGTTGGCGGCCTGTGGCAAGTCCGATGCGCCAGCGGCAGGGACCGGTGGTGGCATGCCGCCCCCCGAGGTGGGGGTGGTGGTGGCAACGCCAGGCGATGTGGGCTTGATCACCGAGTTGCCCGGGCGCCTGGAGGCCTCGCGCGTGGCGCAGGTGCGGGCCCGTGCCGCAGGCATTTTGCAAAAGCGGCTGTTCCGCGAAGGCAGTGACGTGAAGGCCGGCCAGCCGCTGTTTGCCATTGATTCCGCGCCCTATGCGGCGGCGTTGCAAAGTGCCGAAGCCACGCTGGCGCGGGCCCAGGCCAACCTGACCCAGGCTGCCGCGCTCGCCGCGCGCTACAAGCCCCTGGTGGCCGCCAACGCAGTCAGCCAGCAGGAATACGCCAACGCCGTGGCGGCGCAAAAGCAGGCCGAGGCCGATGTGGCCGCAGGCAGGGCCGCTGTGCAGACCGCCCGCATCAACCTGGGCTACGCCAGCGTCACCGCTCCCATATCGGGCCGCATTGGCCGCGCCCTGGTCACCGAAGGCGCACTGGTGGGGCAGGGAGAGGCCACGCAACTGGCAGTAGTCCAGCAGATCGATCCGGTGTATGTCAACTTCACCCAGTCCGCCGGCGAGGTGATGAAGTTGCGCAGGGCCCTGGCCGATGGTCAGCTGCAGCGGGCGGCAGGCAGCGAAGCCGCCAGCGTGCGCGTGGTGCTGGAGGACGGCAGCGAATACGCCCGTGCGGGCAAGCTGCTGTTTTCCGACCTGACGGTGGATGCCACCACGGGCCAGATCACGCTGCGCGCCGAGGTGCCCAACCCCAAGGGCGACTTGCTGCCGGGCCTGTATGTGCGCGTGCGGCTGGAGCAGGCCCAGGTGGCCAACGCCATCTCGCTGCCGCAGCAGGCGGTCACGCGCACCCAGCAGGGCGACAAGATCACGGTGGTGGGCGCCGACGGCAAGCTCAGCCAGCGCACAGTGAAGGTGGGTGCCGCCCGCAACAACCAGTGGGTGGTGCTGGAAGGCCTGAAAGAAGGCGAGCAGGTCATGGTTGATGGCTTCCAGAAACTACAGATGATGCCGCCCGGCACGCCGGTGAAGGCGGTGCCATGGCAGGCCCCGGGCAGTGCCGCAGCATCGGCTGCTAACCCGCCTGCAGCTGCATCGGGTGCTGCGCCAGCGGCCAGTGCCCCTGCTGCAGCCGCCAGCGCCGGCCAGAAATAA
- a CDS encoding TetR family transcriptional regulator codes for MARRTKADAQTTRNNLLDAAEQLFQSRGVSHTSLNDIAVAAGTTRGAIYWHFKDKADLFNAMMERVTLPLEQTLVAAYAAQAADPVAEIRHAMLEALRLIATDAQTRRVLQIATHQVEYTADMGAVLERHLSVHDGCLARNHVALERAFAARNQPPPVALDCAARGLQVLVEGLVHQWLLHPEAFDLLANGSAALDVYLAGLGLQDSAHT; via the coding sequence ATGGCCCGACGCACCAAGGCAGACGCACAGACCACGCGCAACAACCTTCTGGATGCTGCGGAACAATTGTTTCAATCGCGCGGCGTTTCGCACACGTCCCTCAATGACATTGCAGTGGCCGCGGGCACCACGCGGGGGGCGATCTATTGGCATTTCAAGGACAAGGCCGACCTGTTCAACGCCATGATGGAGCGTGTAACCCTGCCGCTGGAGCAGACGCTGGTGGCGGCGTATGCAGCGCAGGCGGCCGACCCGGTGGCCGAGATCCGTCATGCCATGCTGGAGGCGTTGCGCCTGATCGCCACCGACGCGCAAACGCGCCGCGTGCTGCAAATCGCCACCCACCAGGTCGAATACACCGCCGACATGGGCGCCGTGCTGGAACGCCACCTGAGCGTGCACGACGGCTGCCTGGCGCGCAACCATGTCGCGCTGGAGCGGGCCTTCGCGGCCCGCAACCAGCCCCCGCCGGTGGCGCTGGACTGCGCGGCGCGGGGTTTGCAGGTGCTGGTCGAAGGGCTGGTGCACCAATGGTTGCTCCACCCCGAGGCCTTTGATCTGCTGGCCAACGGTAGCGCGGCGCTGGACGTGTATCTGGCCGGCCTGGGCTTGCAGGACAGCGCGCACACCTGA
- the uraH gene encoding hydroxyisourate hydrolase has protein sequence MGLSTHVLDTMHGCPAAGMVVSLFSTQGDEATLLQRLVLNHDGRTDAPLFDNASLRKGTYRLMFDVAAYFKARGVVLPEPNFLDRVSLDFGIAHADQHYHVPLLVSPWSYSTYRGS, from the coding sequence ATGGGCTTGAGCACCCACGTTCTGGACACCATGCATGGCTGCCCCGCGGCCGGCATGGTGGTGTCGCTGTTTTCCACCCAGGGTGACGAGGCCACGCTGCTCCAGCGTCTGGTGCTCAACCACGACGGCCGCACCGATGCGCCCCTGTTTGACAACGCCAGCTTGCGCAAGGGCACCTACCGCCTCATGTTCGATGTGGCGGCCTATTTCAAGGCGCGGGGGGTGGTTTTGCCAGAGCCTAATTTTCTGGACCGGGTGAGCCTGGATTTCGGCATTGCCCATGCCGATCAGCACTACCACGTGCCCCTGCTGGTGAGCCCGTGGAGCTATTCCACCTACCGGGGGTCGTGA
- the puuE gene encoding allantoinase PuuE has product MIYDSTLPYPRDLIGYGQNPPHPQWPGGARIAVQFVLNYEEGGENAVLHGDAGSEQFLSEMFNPASYPERHISMEGIYEYGSRAGVWRILREFEKRKLPLTVFGVSTALQRHPELTAAFVELGHEIACHGLKWIHYQHIPEAVERAHMAEAMAIIERMTGERPLGWYTGRDSPNTRRLAADFGGFAYDSDYYGDDLPFWMKVQRTDGTAVPQLIVPYTLDCNDMRFALPQGYSHADPFFQYMKDTFDALYAEGAPDGDNAPKMMSIGMHCRLLGRPGRITALQRFLDHIGQHDKVWVARRIDIARHWAQRFPAPIF; this is encoded by the coding sequence ATGATCTACGACTCCACCCTGCCCTACCCCCGCGACCTCATCGGCTACGGACAGAACCCGCCGCACCCGCAGTGGCCGGGCGGCGCCCGCATTGCCGTGCAATTCGTACTCAACTACGAAGAAGGCGGCGAGAACGCCGTGCTGCATGGCGACGCGGGCAGCGAGCAGTTTCTGTCGGAAATGTTCAACCCCGCCAGCTACCCCGAGCGGCACATCAGCATGGAAGGCATCTACGAATACGGCTCGCGCGCGGGCGTATGGCGCATCCTGCGCGAGTTTGAAAAGCGCAAACTCCCGCTCACGGTGTTTGGCGTGTCCACAGCCCTGCAGCGCCACCCCGAACTCACAGCAGCCTTTGTGGAACTGGGCCACGAGATCGCCTGCCATGGCCTCAAGTGGATTCACTACCAGCACATCCCCGAAGCGGTGGAGCGCGCGCACATGGCCGAGGCCATGGCCATCATCGAGCGCATGACCGGAGAAAGGCCCCTGGGCTGGTACACCGGCCGCGACAGCCCCAACACCCGCCGCCTGGCGGCCGACTTTGGTGGCTTTGCATACGACAGCGACTACTACGGCGACGACCTGCCCTTCTGGATGAAGGTGCAGCGCACCGACGGCACCGCCGTGCCCCAGCTCATCGTGCCGTACACACTCGACTGCAACGACATGCGCTTTGCGCTGCCCCAGGGCTACTCGCACGCCGACCCGTTCTTTCAGTACATGAAGGACACGTTTGATGCGCTGTACGCTGAAGGAGCGCCCGACGGCGACAACGCCCCCAAGATGATGAGCATTGGCATGCACTGCCGCCTGCTGGGCCGCCCGGGGCGCATCACGGCGCTGCAGCGCTTTCTGGACCACATCGGGCAGCACGACAAGGTGTGGGTGGCACGCCGCATCGACATCGCGCGCCACTGGGCGCAGCGGTTTCCCGCGCCGATTTTTTGA
- a CDS encoding M20 family metallopeptidase, producing MTTPTPASYAALDAWIDQHFDEEVRFLQALVRVPTDTPPGNNAPHAERTAELLKDFGYEAEKHAVPAADVRAYGMESITNLIVRRQYGAQGSGGKTIALNAHGDVVPPGEGWTHDPYGAEIVDGAMYGRATAVSKSDFASFTFAVRALEAVAQPAQGAVELHFTYDEEFGGELGPGWLLQKGLTKPDLMIAAGFSYEVVTAHNGCLQMEVTVHGKMAHAAVPHTGVDALQGAVHILNALYAQNDEYKKVTSKVTGIKHPYLNVGRIEGGTNTNVVPGKVMFKLDRRMIPEENPAEVEATIRRVIEQAAGERAGISVDIKRLLLANAMTPLAGNAPLVQAIQKHAQTVIGEPVPAVGTPLYTDVRLYVERGIPGVIYGAGPRTVLESHAKRADERLQLEDLRRATKVIARALSDLLA from the coding sequence ATGACCACTCCCACACCGGCCTCTTACGCCGCCCTGGACGCCTGGATCGACCAGCACTTTGACGAAGAAGTGCGCTTTCTGCAGGCCCTGGTGCGCGTACCTACCGACACGCCGCCCGGCAACAACGCACCCCATGCCGAACGCACGGCCGAGCTGCTCAAGGACTTTGGCTACGAGGCCGAGAAACACGCCGTGCCCGCCGCCGATGTACGGGCCTATGGCATGGAATCCATCACCAACCTCATCGTGCGCCGCCAGTACGGTGCGCAGGGCAGCGGCGGCAAAACCATCGCCCTGAACGCCCACGGCGACGTGGTGCCGCCCGGCGAAGGCTGGACGCACGACCCCTACGGCGCCGAGATCGTGGATGGCGCCATGTATGGCCGCGCCACTGCCGTGAGCAAAAGCGACTTTGCATCGTTCACCTTTGCCGTGCGCGCGCTCGAAGCCGTGGCCCAACCCGCCCAAGGCGCGGTGGAATTGCACTTCACCTACGACGAAGAGTTTGGTGGCGAACTGGGCCCCGGCTGGCTGCTGCAAAAAGGCCTCACCAAGCCTGACCTGATGATTGCGGCAGGTTTCAGCTACGAAGTGGTCACCGCTCACAACGGCTGCCTGCAGATGGAGGTGACCGTGCACGGCAAGATGGCGCACGCCGCCGTGCCGCACACGGGGGTTGATGCCCTGCAGGGCGCGGTGCACATCCTGAATGCGCTGTATGCGCAGAACGATGAATACAAGAAGGTCACGTCCAAGGTCACCGGCATCAAGCACCCCTACCTGAATGTGGGCCGCATCGAAGGCGGCACCAACACCAACGTCGTGCCCGGCAAGGTGATGTTCAAGCTCGACCGCCGCATGATCCCCGAGGAAAACCCGGCGGAGGTCGAAGCCACCATCCGCCGCGTGATCGAGCAGGCCGCGGGTGAGCGCGCCGGCATCAGCGTGGACATCAAGCGCCTGCTGCTGGCCAACGCGATGACCCCGCTGGCGGGCAATGCGCCCCTGGTGCAAGCCATCCAGAAACATGCGCAGACGGTGATTGGCGAGCCGGTGCCCGCAGTGGGCACGCCGCTGTACACCGACGTGCGCCTGTATGTGGAGCGGGGCATTCCCGGCGTGATCTACGGCGCGGGCCCGCGCACGGTGCTCGAATCGCACGCCAAGCGCGCCGACGAGCGGCTTCAGCTAGAAGACCTGCGCCGCGCCACCAAGGTGATTGCGCGGGCGCTGAGCGACCTGCTCGCCTGA
- the xdhC gene encoding xanthine dehydrogenase accessory protein XdhC produces MADLLLLLEGLRAAPACLVTVESTQGSVPREAGAWMAVFADSLVGTIGGGHIEHQAIAEARRRLRGAEGAAQLRYALGPALGQCCGGVMHLGFAVVGTQHVADLKQRLAPARHPVALFGGGHVGHALARVLAPLPFALTWIDSRDGVFPPHPPGDVACEHSDPVHSAVPGLAPGSRVLIMSFSHAEDLDVVAACLQRQRAQGDLSFIGLIGSQTKWATFANRLHGRGFAPHELAQVTCPIGVPGIRGKEPEVIAVAVAAQLLQTVQNARAPRPMQASDQAVDVRTK; encoded by the coding sequence GTGGCGGATCTGTTGTTACTGCTGGAGGGACTGCGGGCCGCCCCGGCTTGCCTGGTGACCGTGGAGTCTACCCAAGGCTCTGTTCCGCGGGAAGCGGGCGCCTGGATGGCTGTGTTCGCTGACAGCCTGGTGGGCACCATCGGCGGCGGGCATATCGAGCACCAGGCCATTGCCGAGGCCCGGCGCCGGTTGCGCGGCGCAGAAGGTGCCGCGCAGCTGCGTTACGCGCTCGGTCCGGCACTGGGCCAGTGCTGCGGGGGTGTGATGCACCTGGGCTTCGCGGTGGTGGGAACGCAACATGTGGCGGATTTGAAACAGCGCCTCGCGCCGGCGCGCCACCCGGTGGCCTTGTTCGGCGGCGGGCATGTCGGCCATGCGCTGGCGCGCGTGCTGGCGCCCCTGCCGTTTGCGCTGACCTGGATTGACAGCCGCGATGGGGTCTTTCCACCGCATCCGCCAGGCGACGTGGCATGCGAACACTCCGACCCGGTGCACAGCGCGGTGCCAGGGCTGGCGCCCGGCAGCCGGGTGCTCATCATGAGTTTCAGCCATGCCGAAGACCTGGATGTGGTGGCCGCGTGCCTCCAGCGCCAGCGCGCGCAGGGCGACCTGTCCTTCATCGGGTTGATCGGCAGCCAGACCAAATGGGCCACCTTTGCCAACCGGCTGCATGGGCGGGGTTTCGCGCCGCACGAGCTGGCGCAGGTGACCTGCCCCATCGGGGTGCCGGGCATACGCGGCAAGGAGCCCGAGGTGATTGCGGTGGCGGTGGCCGCGCAGCTGCTGCAGACCGTGCAGAATGCTCGCGCGCCCCGGCCTATGCAGGCGTCGGATCAGGCCGTGGATGTTCGCACGAAGTAG
- the uraD gene encoding 2-oxo-4-hydroxy-4-carboxy-5-ureidoimidazoline decarboxylase has protein sequence MSLTLEQLNTASAADALLWLDGVYEHSPWIAEHALAQRPFRSLAHLKHAMAHAVRTASAEAQLGLIRAHPELAGKAMVAQNLTAESTNEQSKAGLTQCTPEEFARIQQLNADYNARFGFPFILAVRGPRGTGLTRQQIIDTFARRLDNHTDFERAEALRNIHRIAEIRLNDKFGAQPLLGNDVWDWHEKLAAHSDPGFAEKGQLTVTYLTDAHRACAQRISHWMRDCGFDEVEVDAVGNVVGRYRAATPGAKYLMTGSHYDTVRNGGKYDGRLGIFVPMACVRELHRAGRRLPFGIEVVAFAEEEGQRYKATFLGSGALIGHFNPAWLDQKDADGVTMREAMQHAGLRIDNIAQLQRDPAQYLGFIEVHIEQGPVLNELDLPLGVVTSINGGVRFVGEMIGTASHAGTTPMDRRRDAAVAVAELALYIEQRAAQDGDSVGTIGLLSVPGGSINVVPGRCLFSLDLRAPTDPQRDALVRDVLDQLGQIAARRGLRYTLEESMRAAAAPSAPALQHHWERAVDALGVPVFRMPSGAGHDAMKLHEIMPQAMLFVRGENSGISHNPLESTTNNDMQLAVDAFTQVLHQLAEETHP, from the coding sequence ATGAGCCTGACCCTGGAACAACTCAACACCGCCAGCGCTGCCGATGCCCTGCTATGGCTCGACGGCGTGTACGAACATTCGCCCTGGATTGCCGAGCACGCCCTGGCGCAGCGGCCCTTTCGCTCACTGGCGCACCTCAAGCACGCCATGGCCCATGCCGTGCGCACGGCCAGCGCCGAGGCGCAGCTGGGCCTGATCCGCGCCCACCCCGAGCTGGCCGGCAAGGCCATGGTGGCGCAAAACCTCACTGCTGAATCGACCAACGAACAATCCAAGGCGGGCCTCACCCAATGCACGCCCGAAGAATTTGCGCGCATCCAGCAGCTCAATGCCGACTACAACGCGCGCTTTGGCTTCCCCTTCATCCTGGCCGTGCGCGGGCCGCGCGGCACGGGGCTGACCCGGCAACAGATCATCGACACCTTTGCGCGGCGGCTCGACAACCATACGGACTTCGAGCGCGCCGAGGCCTTGCGCAACATCCACCGCATCGCCGAGATTCGCCTGAACGACAAGTTCGGTGCCCAGCCCCTGCTGGGCAACGACGTGTGGGACTGGCATGAAAAGCTGGCCGCACACTCCGACCCCGGCTTTGCCGAAAAGGGCCAGCTCACCGTCACCTACCTCACCGATGCACACCGCGCCTGTGCCCAGCGCATCAGCCACTGGATGCGCGACTGCGGCTTTGATGAGGTGGAAGTGGACGCCGTGGGCAACGTGGTAGGGCGGTATCGCGCCGCAACACCCGGTGCGAAGTACCTCATGACGGGCTCGCACTACGACACCGTGCGCAATGGCGGCAAATACGACGGCCGCCTGGGCATCTTCGTGCCCATGGCCTGCGTGCGTGAGCTGCACCGCGCGGGCCGGCGCCTGCCGTTTGGCATCGAGGTGGTGGCCTTTGCCGAAGAGGAAGGCCAGCGCTACAAGGCCACCTTCCTGGGCTCGGGCGCGCTCATCGGGCACTTCAACCCGGCCTGGCTGGACCAGAAGGACGCAGACGGTGTAACCATGCGCGAGGCCATGCAGCATGCGGGCCTGCGCATTGACAACATCGCCCAACTGCAGCGCGACCCGGCGCAGTACCTGGGCTTCATCGAGGTCCACATCGAACAGGGCCCGGTGCTCAACGAGCTGGACCTGCCCCTGGGCGTGGTCACCTCCATCAACGGCGGCGTGCGCTTTGTGGGCGAAATGATCGGCACCGCCAGCCACGCCGGCACCACCCCCATGGACCGCCGCCGCGATGCGGCCGTGGCCGTGGCGGAGCTTGCGCTGTACATCGAGCAGCGCGCCGCGCAGGACGGCGACTCGGTGGGCACGATAGGCCTGCTCAGCGTGCCCGGCGGCTCCATCAACGTGGTGCCAGGCCGCTGCCTTTTTTCATTGGATCTGCGTGCGCCCACCGATCCGCAACGTGACGCGCTGGTGCGCGATGTGCTGGACCAGCTGGGCCAGATCGCCGCTCGGCGCGGCCTGCGCTATACGCTGGAGGAATCCATGCGCGCCGCCGCAGCCCCCAGCGCCCCGGCCCTGCAGCACCACTGGGAACGTGCGGTGGATGCGCTGGGCGTGCCCGTGTTCCGCATGCCCAGTGGCGCGGGGCATGACGCGATGAAGCTGCACGAAATCATGCCGCAGGCCATGCTGTTTGTGCGCGGCGAAAACTCCGGCATCAGCCACAACCCGCTCGAATCCACCACCAACAACGACATGCAACTGGCCGTGGACGCCTTCACCCAGGTGCTGCACCAGCTTGCCGAGGAAACCCACCCATGA
- a CDS encoding NADP-dependent malic enzyme — translation MTQNISTAEQALRDAAREYHRNPSRGKIAVTPTKPLSNQRDLSLAYSPGVAYPCLDIAADPSKAFDFTSRGNLVAVITNGTAVLGLGDIGPLASKPVMEGKGCLFKKFAGVDVFDIELAERDPDKLIEIIAALEPTLGGINLEDIKAPECFYIERELSRRMNIPVFHDDQHGTAIISSAALLNGLELVGKDIGAVKIAVSGAGAAAIACVGVMVGLGVKVENIFMCDSKGVIYEGRPGGYDESKAAYAQKTDARTLADAVNGADVFLGCSAPGVLTAEMVKTMAAKPIILALANPEPEIRPELAKAIRPDCIIATGRSDYPNQVNNVLCFPYIFRGALDCGATKITEAMKLACVRQIADLAKADISEEVASAYAGKELTFGPDYLIPTPFDSRLILKIAPAVAKAAAESGVATRPIEDMEAYKETLSRFVYQTGMLMRPVINAAKALPDAQKRVAYADGEDERALRAAQMAIDDKIAAPILIGRPAVIAARIAKAGLRMQLGKDVEVCNPEDDPRFRQYWEHYHQLMKRNGATPEVAKAAVRRSNTIIASLMVKLGDADAMICGLVGTYETHLERIHSIIGRQESANNYAALNALMTSRGTLFIADTYVNEDPTAQQLADIAWMSVQEVQRFGIPPKVAFLSHSSYGSSKRASARKMREARDLFVAAHPEIECDGELHGDAALEPNIRNAYMADSTLTDSANLLICPNLDAANILYNVLKTTTSGGVTVGPILMGAAATAYILTPAATVRRVLNMTALAVASAAARPR, via the coding sequence ATGACACAGAACATTTCCACCGCCGAACAAGCCCTGCGCGACGCTGCGCGCGAATACCACCGCAACCCCAGCCGTGGCAAGATTGCGGTCACCCCCACCAAGCCTCTGTCCAACCAGCGCGACCTGTCGCTGGCCTACTCGCCGGGCGTGGCCTATCCGTGCCTGGACATCGCCGCCGATCCGTCCAAGGCGTTTGACTTCACCTCGCGCGGCAACCTGGTGGCCGTGATCACCAACGGCACGGCCGTGCTGGGCCTGGGCGACATCGGCCCGCTGGCGAGCAAGCCAGTGATGGAGGGCAAGGGCTGCCTGTTCAAGAAGTTTGCCGGCGTCGATGTGTTCGACATCGAACTGGCCGAGCGCGACCCCGACAAGCTCATCGAGATCATCGCGGCGCTGGAGCCCACGCTGGGCGGCATCAACCTCGAAGACATCAAGGCACCCGAGTGCTTCTACATCGAACGCGAGCTGTCCAGGCGCATGAACATCCCGGTGTTCCATGACGACCAGCACGGCACCGCCATCATCAGTAGCGCCGCGCTGCTCAACGGCCTGGAGCTGGTGGGCAAGGACATCGGCGCCGTCAAGATCGCCGTGTCGGGCGCTGGCGCCGCCGCCATTGCCTGCGTGGGCGTGATGGTGGGCCTGGGCGTGAAGGTGGAAAACATCTTCATGTGCGACTCCAAGGGCGTGATCTACGAAGGCCGCCCCGGCGGCTACGACGAATCGAAGGCGGCCTATGCGCAAAAGACCGATGCGCGCACCCTGGCCGATGCCGTCAACGGCGCCGACGTGTTCCTGGGCTGCTCGGCCCCCGGCGTGCTCACGGCCGAGATGGTCAAAACGATGGCCGCAAAGCCCATCATCCTGGCGCTGGCCAACCCCGAGCCCGAGATCCGCCCCGAGCTGGCCAAGGCCATCCGCCCCGACTGCATCATCGCCACAGGCCGCTCGGACTACCCCAACCAGGTCAACAACGTCCTGTGTTTCCCGTACATCTTCCGGGGTGCACTGGACTGCGGCGCCACCAAGATCACCGAGGCCATGAAGCTGGCCTGCGTGCGCCAGATCGCCGACCTGGCCAAGGCCGACATCAGCGAAGAAGTGGCCAGCGCCTACGCGGGCAAAGAGCTGACTTTCGGCCCGGACTACCTCATCCCCACGCCGTTTGACTCGCGCCTGATCCTCAAGATCGCGCCCGCCGTGGCCAAGGCCGCAGCGGAATCGGGCGTGGCCACGCGCCCCATCGAAGACATGGAGGCCTACAAGGAAACCCTGTCGCGCTTTGTGTACCAGACCGGCATGCTGATGCGCCCCGTGATCAACGCGGCCAAGGCCCTGCCCGATGCACAAAAGCGCGTGGCCTATGCCGACGGCGAGGACGAGCGCGCCCTGCGTGCCGCGCAGATGGCCATCGACGACAAGATCGCTGCGCCCATCCTCATCGGCCGCCCCGCCGTGATTGCCGCCCGCATCGCCAAGGCGGGCCTGCGCATGCAGCTGGGCAAGGATGTGGAAGTGTGCAACCCCGAGGACGACCCACGCTTTCGCCAATACTGGGAGCACTACCACCAGCTCATGAAGCGCAATGGCGCCACGCCCGAAGTGGCCAAGGCCGCCGTGCGCCGCTCCAACACCATCATCGCCTCGCTAATGGTGAAGCTGGGCGATGCCGACGCCATGATCTGCGGCCTGGTGGGCACCTACGAGACGCACCTGGAGCGCATCCACAGCATCATCGGCCGCCAGGAAAGCGCCAACAACTACGCCGCGCTGAACGCGCTGATGACCAGCCGGGGCACACTCTTCATTGCCGACACCTATGTGAACGAAGACCCCACGGCCCAGCAACTGGCCGACATCGCCTGGATGTCGGTGCAGGAAGTACAGCGATTTGGAATTCCACCCAAGGTCGCTTTCCTGTCGCATTCGAGCTATGGCTCGTCCAAACGCGCATCGGCCCGCAAGATGCGCGAGGCGCGCGACCTGTTCGTGGCCGCCCACCCCGAGATCGAGTGCGATGGCGAGCTGCACGGCGATGCCGCGCTGGAGCCCAACATCCGCAACGCCTACATGGCGGACTCGACCCTGACGGACTCGGCCAACCTGCTGATCTGCCCCAACCTGGATGCCGCCAACATCCTCTACAACGTGCTCAAGACGACCACCAGCGGTGGCGTCACCGTGGGCCCCATCCTGATGGGCGCTGCTGCCACAGCCTACATCCTGACCCCAGCCGCCACCGTGCGCCGCGTGCTCAACATGACGGCCCTGGCCGTGGCCAGCGCGGCAGCACGCCCCAGGTAA